The DNA sequence ATACTTAAGGATACTCTTGATCTCGACCATGTTAATGACGGGAAAAAACTTAGCAAATAGAAGGAACAGCGTGAAGAACAGACCCAACGTACCTACAAACACTCCGATATCAATTATCGAAGGCGAGAACATTGCCCAGCTCGAAGGCAAGTAGTCGCGGTGGAGCGAAGTAACAATGATTACGAAACGCTCAAACCACATCCCGATGTTCACAATGATGGATAAAATGAACGTTAGGACAATACTGTAGCGCACCCGGCGGAACCACACCAGTTGCGGTGTAATTACGTTGCAGGTCATCATAGCAGCATAAGCCCACCAGTAGGGGCCCGTAGCCCGGTTGATAAATGCATATTGCTCGAATTCTACTTGAGAGTACCAAGCAATAAAAAATTCTGTGATATAGGCAACCCCTACAATGGACCCAGTCACCATCATGATTTTATTCATCAGGGCAATGTGTTCGAGGGTGATATAGTCTTCAAGTTTGAATACGACGCGAGTGATAAGCATCAGCGTCAATACCATAGCAAAACCCGAGAAGATAGCGCCAGCAACGAAATAGGGAGGGAAAATAGTGGTGTGCCAACCAGGTACAACCGACGTGGCAAAGTCCATCGATACAATAGTGTGTACCGAAAGCACCAACGGAGTGGATACACCGGCCAAAATCAACGATACTGTTTCGTAACGTGACCAGGCTTTAGCAGAACCAGTCCAACCGAAGCTCAGCATAGAATAGCTGAACTTGGCGATGGGCCCTTTAGCACGGTCACGAATGGTAGCAAAGTCAGGCACCAAACCCGTATACCAGAATACCAACGATACCGTGAAATAAGTAGAGATAGCAAACACATCCCAAAGCAAAGGGGAGTTGAAGTTCACCCACAGGGAACCTAGCGTGTTTTGCAACGGAAACACGTAGAAGGCCAACCAAGGACGGCCCATGTGCAATACCGGGAACATGGCAGCGCAGATAACGGCGAAAATCGTCATGGCTTCTGCTGCACGGTTGATTGACGACCGCCATTTTTGGCGGAACAACAAGAGCACCGCCGAGATTAGTGTACCGGCGTGGCCAATACCAACCCACCACACAAAGTTGGTGATGTCCCAGGCCCAACCAACGGTCTTGTTTAGGCCCCATTCTCCGATGCCATACCACAACGTGCGGTATACAGAGTAGAAGAAAACCCCCAAGAAAAATAAGGCTACGCTCATAGCGCCAATCCAACGGATATTGGGTTTAGCTTCTACTTGGTAGCAAATATCCTGGGTTACGTCGTGTAACGTTTTGCCCCCGGTAATGAGCGGCTCACGAATGGCTGATACGTGTTGCATAATGAGTATTGGGGGCTTGGGTGCGTAGAAACTAAGTACTCCGATGCAATTAAGCTTCTTCCTCAGGCCCGAACATTTCGGATGGTGAGTTACGAATCTTCGTTAAGTATGTCACGTTTGGCTGCACATTGATAGAATCAAGCGAGTGGAAAGCTCGCTCACCATCTTCGCGGCGCAACAACTGGCTAATGCGGCTGGTAGTATCACGCATATCACCGAACACAATAGCATCAGTGGGGCATGACTGTGCGCAGGCAGATACGATTTCCCCATCTTGGGGGCGGCGCTTTTGCTTTTTGGCTTCCAGCTTCCCTAACTGAATGCGCTGGATGCAAAAAGAGCATTTTTCCATCACACCCCGGGCCCGTACTGTTACGTCGGGGTTGAGAACCATACGGCCCAAGTCGGTGAACATGTGGCCGTTAACGGTTTCGAATTTCTCGTTAGAATAGTAAGAAAACCAGTTGAAGCGACGCACTTTGTACGGACAGTTATTTCCGCAGTAGCGAGTACCTATGCAACGATTGTAGGTCATTTGGTTTAGACCTTCCGAGCTGTGCGTGGTGGCCAATACTGGGCATACCGTTTCGCAAGGCGCGTGGTTGCATTGCTGACACATCATCGGCTGGAAAATCACCTGCGGGTTATCCGAAGGGTCTTCCATTGCGCTGTACGTCGACAGTTTGCCTTTTGTATCGAACTCGCTTTCGTGGTGGTCTGACGAGTAGTAACGGTCGATGCGCATCCAGTGCATCTCACGGCGGTTGATAACCTGCTGCTTGCCTACGACAGCAATGTTATTCTCCGTTTGGCACCCCAATACGCACGAGCCACACCCAATGCACGAATTGAGGTCGATGGCCATACCCCAGTGGTGGTTATTATACTGGTAATCTTGCCACAACGACACCTTGTTAGGCTTTTCAAGACCATCAGGGGTAACAACTTTTTCGTACTCAGTTACCTCTTTGGGGTTCTCCTTGTACTTAGCTAACGTGTTCTCCTGTACCACCGAACGGCGGTCCATGATGGTATGGTGGGTTTGAGTCTGAGCGATAGGCGATTTAGCCGCCGTCTTCTCCAACGTCACAGCCGTGGCATACAGGATGCCATTGGGCGTAGCTACCAAAAAGGGCGC is a window from the Hymenobacter nivis genome containing:
- the nrfD gene encoding NrfD/PsrC family molybdoenzyme membrane anchor subunit, which translates into the protein MQHVSAIREPLITGGKTLHDVTQDICYQVEAKPNIRWIGAMSVALFFLGVFFYSVYRTLWYGIGEWGLNKTVGWAWDITNFVWWVGIGHAGTLISAVLLLFRQKWRSSINRAAEAMTIFAVICAAMFPVLHMGRPWLAFYVFPLQNTLGSLWVNFNSPLLWDVFAISTYFTVSLVFWYTGLVPDFATIRDRAKGPIAKFSYSMLSFGWTGSAKAWSRYETVSLILAGVSTPLVLSVHTIVSMDFATSVVPGWHTTIFPPYFVAGAIFSGFAMVLTLMLITRVVFKLEDYITLEHIALMNKIMMVTGSIVGVAYITEFFIAWYSQVEFEQYAFINRATGPYWWAYAAMMTCNVITPQLVWFRRVRYSIVLTFILSIIVNIGMWFERFVIIVTSLHRDYLPSSWAMFSPSIIDIGVFVGTLGLFFTLFLLFAKFFPVINMVEIKSILKYTVDNGPTYTGNHGHSVPATTYSVTPGVPASAPVTYDKHD